In Actinoplanes derwentensis, the following proteins share a genomic window:
- a CDS encoding ISAs1 family transposase, with translation MPQSVIPTTDPASSATVGEASFTPSCHGLLELFLAVSDGRSDQGRDHPVAVVLALVAAATVAGLKGYSAMSGWVADVPCHILDGLYTRAEARPAGRPSRSTLWRVCTDTDTDVLDAVIAEWTTTQQTATSTDTPIQVRLDGKTVRGAVDIDGEQLHLLSALAGPPHQGSAAVVIAQAPTDGAKTREPATARALLESLDLRDVTVTADALHTVKATAELIHQQGGHFVLPVKENRHALFDALDALPWTDTPIGHESTDTGHGRTTRRTIRVLPTPPGLPFPHVKQVWLIERYVTHSNGKQSAAAQLGVTSHPADQAGPAELAAFNRGHWAIETLHFIRDTCYREDHSHVRTRSGPRVLASLRNLAINALRLAGRTDITEATRWANRDMTRPFTILGLTR, from the coding sequence GTGCCGCAGTCTGTCATCCCCACCACCGATCCAGCATCGTCGGCGACCGTCGGCGAGGCCTCGTTCACGCCTTCGTGTCACGGTCTGCTGGAGTTGTTCCTCGCCGTTTCTGACGGCCGTTCGGACCAGGGCCGTGATCATCCGGTCGCGGTCGTGCTCGCGCTGGTCGCGGCGGCCACGGTAGCCGGTTTGAAGGGCTACAGCGCGATGAGCGGCTGGGTCGCCGACGTGCCCTGCCACATCCTCGACGGCCTGTACACGCGGGCCGAAGCCCGCCCGGCAGGGCGGCCATCACGCTCGACACTCTGGCGGGTCTGCACCGACACCGACACCGATGTCCTGGACGCGGTGATCGCCGAGTGGACCACCACCCAGCAGACCGCCACCAGCACCGACACCCCGATCCAGGTGCGCCTGGACGGCAAGACCGTCCGCGGCGCCGTCGACATCGACGGTGAACAACTGCACCTGCTGTCCGCTCTGGCCGGCCCACCGCACCAGGGATCAGCGGCCGTCGTCATCGCCCAAGCGCCGACCGACGGCGCCAAGACCCGCGAACCGGCCACCGCCCGTGCCCTGCTCGAGTCTCTCGACCTACGCGACGTCACGGTCACCGCCGACGCCCTGCACACCGTCAAAGCCACCGCCGAACTCATCCACCAGCAGGGTGGCCACTTCGTCCTACCGGTCAAAGAGAACCGGCACGCCCTGTTCGACGCCCTCGACGCCCTGCCCTGGACCGACACTCCGATCGGCCACGAGAGCACTGACACCGGGCACGGCCGCACCACCCGCCGCACCATCCGGGTCCTACCCACTCCACCCGGCCTGCCGTTCCCGCACGTCAAACAGGTCTGGCTGATCGAACGCTACGTCACCCACAGCAACGGCAAACAGTCCGCAGCCGCACAACTCGGCGTCACCAGCCACCCCGCCGACCAAGCCGGACCCGCCGAACTGGCCGCGTTCAACCGCGGCCACTGGGCCATCGAAACCCTGCACTTCATCAGGGACACCTGCTACCGCGAGGACCACTCCCACGTCCGCACCCGCTCCGGACCCCGCGTCCTCGCATCGCTACGCAACCTCGCCATCAACGCCCTACGCCTGGCAGGCCGCACCGACATCACCGAAGCCACCCGCTGGGCCAACCGCGACATGACCAGGCCATTCACCATCCTCGGTCTCACCAGATGA
- a CDS encoding ArsR/SmtB family transcription factor, whose amino-acid sequence MTASSPGGDELVRILAALASPHRMRVVAALTGGRNYVSRLARELGISRALLQVHLRKLESVGLVSSDLELSEDGKALKFYEVVPFDLTLTPRVIQGAASTLTSLDALETDAKKGTE is encoded by the coding sequence ATGACGGCCTCGTCGCCGGGTGGCGATGAGCTGGTGCGAATCCTGGCGGCGCTCGCCAGCCCGCACCGCATGCGTGTCGTGGCCGCGCTCACGGGTGGCCGCAACTACGTCAGCCGGCTGGCTCGGGAGCTCGGCATCAGCCGTGCGCTGTTACAAGTTCACCTGCGCAAGCTGGAGTCGGTCGGGCTGGTCTCGTCGGACCTCGAGCTGTCCGAGGATGGCAAGGCGCTGAAGTTCTACGAGGTCGTTCCATTCGACCTAACGCTCACTCCTCGGGTCATTCAAGGCGCGGCCAGCACGCTGACGAGTCTCGACGCTCTCGAAACGGACGCCAAGAAGGGAACCGAGTAA
- a CDS encoding MMPL family transporter: MLRKGPSDGDPANAGSDPPSASFVERIVSWSARHPVKAIVGWCLLVLLAIASSSLASGEGARNIDPGEAGTATRALIEQDGYNPVRESVLIQTQDGGGAGFRENPELQKAAQDLVQALQGTSAAVTDIGSPLGSDRSDLVSADGRSALVTFQIAGTPQEVEPNYQAAVRAVATTADAHPGIRIVQAGDRSLSAAVDNSIKDDFQTSHVLALPISLIILLIVFGSLVAASIPLLLSATAVIATFGLLQIIDHWLPINSAVNAMVLLIGMAVGIDYCLFYLRREREERLAGRDVHTALRITARTSGRVVLASGLTVVLCLSGLLFTGIGVFRGLTVGTILVVGLTVVGSVSVLPALLSLLGRRVDSLRVPFLGRRRTEARESRVWTAVARVVVRRPLIWSGVAVIGLLALAVPALEMHPQDPAVINSLPRTVPTVDAAVRMQEAFPGAASPSQVVIWKPDGSDADTEAVRGAIAELKTRAGEPGGLVAAPVAVIKVDQALVVRLPLAGSGTDETSVQALTQLRGRILPETVGQVDGIDYAVAGRTATAHDFAEQMTDRAPRVFLFVLVLAFLLLVVAFRSVTIPVISILLNLLSIGAAYGVLTWVFQGGHLTGLFDFTPYGGVVGWLPLFMFVMLFGLSMDYHIFILSRIRERWVNGAAPRQAVIDGVAHSAGVVTSAAVIMTAVFAVFVLLSAIEYKMLGVGMAVAIIIDATVVRGVLLPVFVALLGRLAWELPRWMQWLPGKTETSGVTPEREPAAPVSSVR; the protein is encoded by the coding sequence ATGCTGCGCAAAGGACCCTCGGACGGTGATCCGGCGAATGCCGGTAGCGACCCGCCGTCAGCATCCTTCGTGGAGCGGATCGTCAGCTGGTCCGCCCGTCATCCGGTCAAGGCCATCGTCGGCTGGTGCCTTCTGGTCCTGCTCGCCATCGCCTCGAGTTCGCTCGCCTCAGGTGAGGGGGCGCGCAACATCGACCCAGGCGAGGCCGGCACCGCGACCCGGGCGCTGATCGAGCAGGACGGCTACAACCCCGTGCGGGAGAGCGTCCTCATCCAGACCCAGGACGGCGGAGGCGCCGGGTTCCGCGAGAACCCCGAACTCCAGAAGGCCGCCCAGGACCTGGTCCAGGCACTGCAGGGCACCTCGGCAGCGGTTACCGACATCGGCTCCCCGCTCGGATCCGACCGGTCCGACCTGGTGTCCGCCGACGGCCGCTCGGCGCTGGTGACCTTCCAGATCGCGGGCACGCCGCAGGAGGTCGAACCCAACTACCAGGCCGCGGTGCGGGCCGTCGCCACGACCGCCGACGCGCATCCCGGGATCCGCATCGTGCAGGCCGGCGACCGGAGCCTGTCGGCGGCGGTGGACAACTCCATCAAGGACGACTTCCAGACCTCGCACGTCCTGGCGCTGCCGATCAGCCTCATCATCCTGCTGATCGTCTTCGGTTCGCTGGTGGCGGCGTCCATCCCGCTGCTCCTCTCGGCGACCGCGGTGATCGCCACCTTCGGGCTGCTGCAGATCATCGACCACTGGCTGCCGATCAACAGCGCGGTCAACGCCATGGTGCTGCTCATCGGCATGGCGGTCGGCATCGACTACTGCCTGTTCTATCTGCGGCGTGAACGTGAGGAACGGCTTGCCGGCCGGGACGTGCACACCGCGCTGCGCATCACCGCCCGTACCTCCGGCCGGGTCGTCCTGGCCTCGGGTCTGACGGTCGTGCTCTGTCTCAGCGGGCTGCTCTTCACCGGCATCGGCGTGTTCCGCGGTCTCACCGTCGGCACGATCCTGGTCGTCGGTCTGACCGTCGTCGGGTCGGTCAGCGTGCTGCCCGCGCTGCTCAGCCTGCTGGGCCGGAGGGTCGACAGCCTGCGGGTGCCGTTCCTGGGCCGCCGGCGCACGGAGGCCCGGGAGTCGCGGGTGTGGACCGCCGTGGCGCGGGTCGTCGTGCGGCGCCCGTTGATCTGGAGTGGCGTCGCCGTGATCGGGCTGCTCGCGTTGGCCGTGCCGGCGCTCGAAATGCACCCGCAGGACCCGGCGGTCATCAACAGCCTGCCGCGTACGGTGCCCACCGTGGACGCCGCGGTCCGGATGCAGGAGGCCTTCCCCGGGGCGGCCTCGCCGTCCCAGGTGGTGATCTGGAAACCGGACGGCAGCGACGCCGACACCGAGGCCGTACGCGGTGCGATCGCCGAACTCAAGACCCGGGCTGGAGAGCCCGGCGGGCTGGTCGCCGCGCCGGTCGCCGTCATCAAGGTCGACCAGGCTCTCGTGGTCCGGCTGCCGCTGGCCGGCTCCGGCACCGACGAGACCTCCGTGCAGGCCCTGACCCAACTGCGGGGACGCATCCTGCCGGAGACGGTCGGCCAGGTCGACGGCATCGACTACGCCGTCGCCGGGCGCACCGCCACGGCGCACGACTTTGCCGAGCAGATGACCGACCGGGCGCCCCGGGTCTTCCTGTTCGTGCTCGTCCTGGCCTTCCTGCTGCTTGTCGTGGCGTTCCGGTCGGTGACCATCCCGGTCATCTCTATCCTGCTCAACCTGCTGTCCATCGGCGCCGCCTACGGCGTGCTGACCTGGGTGTTCCAGGGCGGGCATCTGACCGGGCTGTTCGACTTCACCCCGTACGGCGGAGTGGTCGGCTGGTTGCCGTTGTTCATGTTCGTCATGCTGTTCGGCCTGAGCATGGATTACCACATCTTCATCCTCAGCCGGATCCGTGAGCGCTGGGTGAACGGTGCGGCTCCGCGGCAGGCCGTCATCGACGGTGTCGCCCACAGCGCCGGTGTGGTCACCAGCGCGGCCGTCATCATGACCGCCGTGTTCGCGGTGTTCGTGCTGCTCAGCGCCATCGAGTACAAAATGCTCGGGGTCGGCATGGCGGTGGCGATCATCATCGACGCCACCGTGGTGCGCGGGGTGTTGCTGCCCGTGTTCGTGGCCCTGCTCGGGCGCTTGGCCTGGGAGCTACCGCGGTGGATGCAATGGCTGCCCGGCAAGACCGAGACCAGCGGCGTGACCCCGGAACGCGAGCCGGCCGCCCCGGTCAGCAGCGTTCGCTGA
- a CDS encoding transposase — translation MVKIPPQTPQANCCIERWGRSLREECTDRLLTYHERHALVVVGEYVDHFHNHRPQQGRQQSPPNHNPAVVIAMDAPVRRRQRLGCVINGYHRPGGQLRPGIGPAREVDGTTGGPEVSHGGTYAGVRHRPCALGTAAGAGGNPISERC, via the coding sequence GTGGTCAAGATCCCGCCACAGACACCGCAGGCGAACTGCTGCATCGAACGCTGGGGCCGCAGTCTCCGCGAGGAGTGCACCGACCGGCTGCTGACCTACCACGAACGACACGCCCTCGTGGTGGTCGGCGAGTACGTGGACCACTTCCACAATCACCGCCCGCAACAAGGCCGACAGCAGTCGCCGCCCAACCACAACCCGGCCGTCGTCATCGCGATGGACGCCCCTGTACGACGCCGACAACGCCTCGGCTGCGTGATCAACGGGTACCACCGGCCTGGAGGTCAGCTGCGCCCGGGCATAGGGCCGGCCCGCGAGGTTGACGGGACAACCGGCGGTCCGGAGGTGTCCCATGGAGGGACATATGCGGGCGTACGGCACCGGCCGTGCGCGCTGGGGACAGCGGCCGGTGCGGGAGGAAATCCGATCAGCGAACGCTGCTGA
- a CDS encoding ArsR/SmtB family transcription factor, with product MIKGTLVSKPIYQLKAEFFKTLGHPARIRVLELLSEREHSVTEMLPEVGIEPAHLSQQLAVLRRANLVTTRREGSTVYYTLASPHVADLLAVARLILSGVLTGQADLLQALHATGPTASDPSR from the coding sequence ATGATCAAGGGGACACTGGTGAGCAAACCGATCTACCAGCTGAAGGCCGAATTCTTCAAAACACTCGGACACCCGGCCCGGATCCGGGTCCTCGAACTACTCAGTGAACGCGAACACTCCGTCACCGAGATGCTCCCCGAGGTCGGGATAGAGCCGGCCCACCTGTCTCAACAACTCGCCGTGCTGCGACGCGCGAACCTCGTCACCACCCGCCGAGAAGGCTCCACCGTCTATTACACCCTCGCCAGCCCACACGTCGCCGACCTGCTGGCCGTGGCACGGCTCATCCTGTCCGGCGTCCTCACCGGACAGGCCGACCTCCTCCAGGCCCTGCATGCCACCGGCCCCACCGCTTCCGACCCCTCACGATAG
- a CDS encoding DUF2795 domain-containing protein, translating into MELVQHLETAFAAGPVTSAGLLDAATVSAARPAVLAVLEQLPKRSYGTIRDLWYELPDLPVG; encoded by the coding sequence ATGGAACTCGTCCAGCATCTCGAGACCGCCTTCGCCGCAGGCCCCGTCACGTCGGCCGGCCTGCTCGACGCCGCCACCGTCAGTGCGGCCCGGCCGGCGGTCCTGGCCGTCCTCGAGCAGCTGCCGAAACGGTCTTACGGCACGATCCGCGATTTGTGGTACGAGCTGCCGGACCTTCCCGTCGGGTAG
- a CDS encoding HAD family hydrolase, protein MGRDAVTVLAVLRYRGFATGVIAGWDPDLAAGFREPPIAAHVDVVVFAGPASSPLGAAYLAGCRALDLPSEQCLWVTCGDGGVSAGVGLIRNPATVGDLVDVLALLPPRPGPVRIRAESPAGRHAPYRNDVPATRWLTATT, encoded by the coding sequence TTGGGCCGGGACGCTGTCACCGTCCTCGCCGTGCTGCGGTATCGAGGATTCGCCACCGGGGTGATCGCTGGCTGGGACCCGGATCTGGCGGCGGGGTTCCGGGAGCCGCCGATCGCCGCGCATGTCGACGTGGTCGTGTTCGCCGGACCGGCGAGCAGCCCCCTGGGCGCGGCGTATCTGGCCGGGTGTCGCGCGCTGGATCTGCCGTCTGAGCAGTGCCTGTGGGTCACCTGTGGTGATGGCGGGGTGTCGGCAGGCGTCGGCCTCATCCGGAATCCAGCCACGGTGGGCGACCTCGTCGACGTCCTGGCGCTCCTGCCGCCACGGCCGGGGCCCGTTCGTATCCGCGCCGAGAGTCCCGCCGGTCGCCACGCGCCGTACCGCAACGACGTTCCGGCGACGCGATGGCTGACCGCCACCACCTGA
- a CDS encoding ArsR/SmtB family transcription factor, whose amino-acid sequence MSLPVHQVKAELFRTLGHPVRIRVLDLLQDGPRPVRDLLALIEVEASSLSQQLAVLRRAGLVASTRKGSMVIYSLSTPDVADLLGAARRILGAVLSDRDGLLEQLRTGPPS is encoded by the coding sequence GTGTCGTTGCCGGTGCATCAGGTGAAGGCCGAGCTCTTTCGCACACTCGGCCATCCGGTGCGGATCCGGGTGCTGGACCTGCTGCAGGACGGGCCCAGGCCGGTCCGTGACCTGCTCGCCTTGATCGAGGTGGAGGCGTCCAGCCTGTCGCAGCAACTGGCGGTGCTGCGCCGCGCCGGTCTGGTGGCCTCGACCAGGAAAGGCTCGATGGTGATCTACTCGTTGAGTACGCCGGACGTCGCGGATCTGCTCGGCGCCGCCCGGCGGATCCTCGGTGCGGTGTTGTCCGACCGCGACGGGCTGCTCGAGCAGTTGCGTACCGGTCCGCCGTCGTGA
- a CDS encoding SulP family inorganic anion transporter, translated as MRSLGSRFTDLLPQRSDWTAVRRSPRRDLLAGLTVAVVALPLALAFGVTSGLGAQAGLVTAVIAGAVAAIFGGSNLQVSGPTGAMTVVLVPIVQRFGARGVLMVGAMAGVVLIALAAARLGRYVRYLPTPVIEGFTAGIAVVIALQQLPAALGVIDAHGDKVWAVAADAVARFARTPHPAPLAVTLGVAALMLLGARWRPGLPFSLLGVTAATILAEATPIELTRIGTLPASIPAPSLSFVDLGVVQAVLPAALAVAALAALESLLCATVADAMSVNERHDPDRELFGQGLANLAVPVFGGIPATAAIARTAVNVRAGATSKLASLTHAVALAVIVLAAAPLVGRIPLAALAGVLLATTVRMVEAGSLIALARSTRGDAIVLILTFTVTVVFDLVTAVAVGIGVAIVLALRAVARTARLQQVPLESGDHSAEEHALLAEHIVAYRLDGPLFFAGAHTFLLQLSEITDVRVVILRMSRVTTLDATGAHVLADAIHRLQRRGVVVLLSGITPGHEQVLTTLGLAEQLRRDGHIFSNTPTAITHARAHVLHHDTDTAARTPLPAATEPAGNGRGRNGEARTASTPHQPQTVPFEPTRPGASPCDYC; from the coding sequence ATGCGGTCTCTCGGTTCCCGGTTCACCGATCTGCTGCCGCAGCGTTCGGACTGGACAGCGGTACGGCGCTCACCGCGCCGCGACCTGCTCGCCGGGCTCACCGTGGCGGTGGTGGCACTGCCGCTGGCGTTGGCGTTCGGCGTCACCTCCGGTCTCGGCGCACAGGCCGGCCTGGTCACCGCGGTCATCGCCGGCGCCGTCGCCGCGATCTTCGGCGGATCGAACCTGCAGGTGTCCGGGCCCACCGGTGCGATGACGGTGGTCCTGGTCCCGATCGTCCAGCGTTTCGGCGCCCGTGGCGTACTCATGGTCGGCGCGATGGCCGGTGTCGTGCTGATCGCCCTGGCCGCCGCCCGGCTCGGCCGGTACGTCCGTTACCTGCCCACCCCGGTGATCGAGGGTTTCACCGCCGGCATCGCGGTGGTAATCGCCCTGCAGCAGCTTCCGGCCGCGCTCGGTGTCATTGACGCGCACGGCGACAAGGTTTGGGCCGTGGCCGCCGACGCGGTCGCCCGCTTCGCCCGCACCCCGCACCCCGCACCCCTCGCGGTCACCCTCGGCGTCGCGGCGCTGATGCTCCTGGGCGCCCGCTGGCGCCCAGGACTGCCGTTCTCGCTGCTCGGCGTCACCGCCGCGACGATCCTGGCCGAAGCCACACCGATCGAACTGACTCGCATCGGCACCCTGCCCGCCAGTATCCCGGCCCCGTCGCTGAGCTTCGTCGACCTCGGCGTCGTACAGGCGGTGCTCCCCGCGGCCCTGGCCGTCGCAGCGCTCGCCGCGCTGGAGAGTCTGCTGTGTGCGACCGTCGCCGACGCGATGAGTGTCAACGAGCGCCACGACCCCGACCGGGAACTGTTCGGCCAAGGACTGGCGAACCTCGCTGTGCCCGTGTTCGGCGGGATCCCCGCCACCGCCGCGATCGCGCGTACCGCGGTCAACGTTCGCGCCGGGGCCACCTCGAAACTGGCGTCGCTTACCCACGCCGTGGCGCTGGCCGTCATCGTGCTCGCCGCCGCGCCACTGGTCGGCCGCATTCCCCTGGCCGCGCTAGCCGGGGTTCTGCTGGCCACCACCGTGCGGATGGTCGAGGCCGGCTCTTTGATCGCCTTGGCCCGTTCCACCCGCGGCGACGCGATCGTGCTGATCCTCACCTTCACCGTGACCGTCGTATTCGATCTGGTCACCGCCGTCGCCGTCGGGATCGGCGTCGCGATCGTGCTGGCCCTGCGCGCAGTGGCCCGCACCGCCCGTCTGCAGCAGGTCCCACTGGAGAGCGGCGACCACAGTGCCGAGGAACACGCCCTGCTCGCCGAACACATCGTCGCGTATCGCCTCGACGGCCCCCTGTTCTTCGCCGGCGCCCACACCTTCCTGCTGCAGCTGTCCGAGATCACCGACGTGCGGGTTGTCATCCTGCGCATGTCACGGGTCACCACCCTCGACGCCACCGGCGCACACGTCCTCGCCGACGCGATTCATCGGTTGCAACGCCGGGGTGTCGTCGTCCTGCTCTCCGGCATCACCCCCGGCCACGAACAGGTCCTGACCACCCTCGGGCTCGCCGAACAACTCCGCCGCGACGGTCACATCTTCTCCAACACCCCGACCGCCATCACCCACGCCCGCGCTCACGTCCTGCACCACGACACCGACACCGCCGCCCGGACACCACTACCCGCCGCCACCGAACCCGCCGGTAACGGACGCGGCCGCAACGGTGAGGCTCGCACCGCATCCACCCCGCACCAGCCGCAGACCGTCCCCTTCGAACCCACACGCCCCGGAGCGTCTCCATGCGACTACTGCTGA
- a CDS encoding adenylate kinase, translating to MRLLLIGPPGSGKGTQAVHLAQHYGITHISSGDLLRRHLTDDTIIGRSVAAYIHRGDLVPDSIVMDILRTPVQAATRRGGYILDGFPRTVDQAETVDRAAEPLGTEVRIAVYLTAARSELIRRLLARGAQTGRTDDTEHVIAHRLDVFDHAATPLLDYYRQRRTLITVDGDQPVAEVTRTAIAHLDQARHELGLPEHRHTPPPVAGQHTKLTATLATSRQPAPHPGQNRQTTGHGRK from the coding sequence ATGCGACTACTGCTGATCGGCCCGCCCGGCTCCGGCAAGGGCACCCAGGCCGTGCACCTCGCCCAGCACTACGGCATCACCCACATCTCCAGCGGCGACCTGCTGCGCCGACACCTCACCGACGACACCATCATCGGCCGGTCCGTCGCCGCATACATCCACCGCGGCGACCTCGTCCCCGACAGCATCGTCATGGACATCCTCCGTACACCCGTGCAAGCAGCCACCCGCCGCGGGGGCTACATCCTCGACGGATTCCCCCGCACCGTCGACCAGGCCGAAACCGTCGACCGGGCCGCTGAACCACTCGGCACCGAAGTCCGCATCGCCGTGTACCTCACCGCCGCACGATCCGAACTGATCCGTCGGCTACTGGCCCGAGGCGCGCAGACCGGCCGCACCGACGACACCGAACACGTCATCGCTCACCGCCTCGACGTCTTCGACCACGCCGCCACACCACTACTCGACTACTACCGCCAACGCCGGACCCTGATCACCGTCGACGGTGATCAGCCGGTAGCCGAAGTCACCCGGACCGCGATCGCCCACCTCGACCAGGCCCGCCACGAGCTTGGCCTTCCCGAACACCGCCACACCCCACCACCGGTGGCCGGTCAGCACACCAAACTGACAGCGACCCTCGCGACATCCCGCCAGCCGGCCCCACACCCCGGGCAGAACCGGCAAACCACCGGCCACGGCCGCAAATAG
- a CDS encoding type VII secretion target: MSLPTPEEVSVATNALRTEAGLWDEQAGRLGTLSGETAAMEFGRLEAGLFQVMVDPYNDVIRAVTARCAEGATAMGEIAATLRSVADTYDAEDRAGAHRIKNIY, translated from the coding sequence ATGAGCCTTCCCACTCCGGAGGAGGTGTCGGTCGCGACGAACGCGTTGCGTACCGAAGCAGGTTTGTGGGATGAGCAGGCCGGACGCCTCGGTACGTTGAGCGGCGAGACGGCCGCGATGGAGTTCGGCCGGTTGGAAGCCGGCCTGTTTCAGGTGATGGTCGATCCGTACAACGATGTCATCCGGGCTGTCACGGCACGCTGTGCCGAGGGGGCGACGGCGATGGGCGAGATCGCTGCGACTCTCCGCTCGGTCGCCGACACCTATGACGCCGAGGACCGGGCGGGCGCCCACCGGATCAAGAATATTTACTGA
- a CDS encoding TfoX/Sxy family protein, giving the protein MAYDRELADRIREALSGRAVREVAMFGGLTFMVNDKLTATANTQGDLMIRCDPVRVEELLERDGANWPVMRGRKMSKGWIVVESDRLESDDILTAWIQEAIDYNGKVTGCADK; this is encoded by the coding sequence ATGGCCTACGACCGTGAACTCGCAGATCGAATCCGCGAAGCGCTCTCCGGCCGCGCGGTACGGGAAGTGGCAATGTTCGGCGGTCTCACTTTCATGGTCAACGACAAGTTGACCGCCACCGCCAATACGCAGGGCGATCTCATGATCCGTTGCGACCCTGTCCGGGTGGAGGAACTCCTCGAACGCGACGGCGCGAACTGGCCCGTCATGCGGGGCCGCAAGATGAGCAAAGGATGGATCGTCGTCGAGTCCGACCGGCTCGAGTCCGACGACATCCTCACCGCCTGGATCCAGGAGGCCATCGACTACAACGGAAAGGTCACCGGGTGTGCGGACAAGTAG